The Quercus lobata isolate SW786 chromosome 9, ValleyOak3.0 Primary Assembly, whole genome shotgun sequence region TAGCCGAGCAATGAGGGACCTCAATCGTATTTTTGGTAACATATCGCTTTATGTAGCATCAGTCCCTTTGGTACTAAGGATCCGAGGGTAAACTGGGGAATCCATTCAGTAtggggattaacccaactgtcaATGGGTAGATCCCGGATAGATTCTAAGGTTCATGTAacgtgatttttcttttaagtaattggtttccccaggggcttgagtccgaggaccatgcaaggccttggttctgtccaaaacttataagatttctttttcgtacttggtttccccataggcttgagtccgaggaccatgcaaggccttggttctgtccaaaacttataagattccttttttttgtacttggttcccccataggcttgagtccgaggaccatgcaaggccttggttctgtccaaaacttgtaaggttttcttttttgtacttggttaccccataggcttgagtccgaggaccatgcaaggccttggttctgtccaaaacttataagatttctttttcgtacttggtttccccataggcttgagtccgaggaccatgcaaggccttggttctgtccaaaacttgattttctttttcgtacttggtttccccataggcttgagtctgaggaccatgcaaggccttggttctgtccaaaacttattttgtacttggttccccataggcttgagtccgaggaccatgcaaggccttggttctgtccaaaacttattttctttttcgtacttggtttccccataggcttgagtccgaggaccatgcaaggccttggttctgtccaaaacttataaagattcctttttttgtacttgttcccccataggcttgagtctgaggaccatgcaagaccttggttctgtccaaaacttgtaaggtttcttttttgtacttggtttcccataggcttggtccgagaccatgcaaggccttggttctgtcaaactTATAaggtacttggtttccccataggcttgagtccgaggaccatgcaaggccttggttctgtccaaaacttgtaaggtttttcttttttgtacttggtttccccataggcttgagtctgaggaccatgcaaggccttggttctgtccaaaacttataagatttctttttcgtacttggtttccccataggcttgagtccgaggaccatgcaaggccttggttctgtccaaaacttgtaaggttttctttttcgtacttggtttccccataggcttgagtccgaggaccatgcaaggccttggttctgtccaaaacttgtaagttttctttttttgtacttggtttcccataggcttgagtccgaggaccatgcaaggccttggttctgtccaaacttataagatttctttttcgtacttggtttccccataggcttgagtccgaggaccatgcaaggccttggttctgtccaaaacttataagattccttttttttgtacttggttttcccataggcttgagtccgaggaccatgcaaagccttggttctgtccaaaacttgtaaggttttcttttttgtacttggtttccccataggcttgagtccgaggaccatgcaaggccttggttttgtccaaaacttctaagatttcttttttgtacttggtttccccataggcttgagtccgagtaccatgcaaggccttggttctgtccaaaacttataagatttctttttcgtacttggtttccccataggcttgagtccgaggaccatgcaaggccttggttctgtccaaaacttataagattccttttttttgtacttggttttcccataggcttgagtccgaggaccatgcaaagccttggttctgtccaaaacttgtaaggttttcttttttgtacttggtttccccataggcttgagtccgaggaccatgcaaggccttggttttgtccaaaacttctaagatttcttttttgtacttggtttccccataggcttgagtccgagtaccatgcaaggccttggttctgtccaaaacttataaggttttcttttttgtacttggtttccccataggcttgagtccgaggaccatgcaaggccttggttctgtccaaaacttataagatttcttttttgtacttggtttccccataggcttgagtccgagaaccatgcaaggccttggttctgtccaaaacttataagatttcttttttgtacttggtttccccataggcttgagtccgaggaccatgtaaggccttggttctgtccaaaacttataagatttcttttttgtacttggtttccccataggcttgaatccgaggaccatgcaaggccttggttctgtccaaaacttataagatttcttttttgtacttggtttccccataggcttgagtccgaggaccatgcaaggccttggttctgtccaaaacttatgatcttttttatgtacttgttttatttttcgaCCACGAGCCCCtacaccagggcggggaaagttggcctgaggctggaagcccctagagacgcccgcgcccttagcactgcgaggcgtagcccctagcagaagcttacgtcggagcaacaactatatgtcgccggagacggaggagatcccagaaatttctgcttggcgcgtgagttgattccaccgccacctgcgccagcgcgcaagctttcccacagacggcgccaattgtaaggacacaattctctagcggcccaataaggatgttgggctcgcgcatgaaagatccctcacaatatgatttgtagagagtgggcttgaaaagctagccgttggtcacggggcggtgcccgatcctggttttagaggtattcgtgtagaaaaaggatttgggcttgaacgtttaagccctacggcatcgcatcctaggggatgggcctcctcggacttgatccgaggagcattggggtcttaccccggttacccgacgatgggttttttctgtaatctcaggtgttgttgagatgttctcacccagatcCTCTCCCTTTCTTGGAGGTGGGATCGAGCGTCCTCTTCTaggttcacttactttttcttttatactagcttacatccgctgtccttcgtccacgtgtagggccGATCTTTTAttagactgatatttgtcccatcagtctagtCCCAGAATTGTGGGGGggtggttgataaagctgaagaatacaaCTCTTGTTAGGTGCAGAgccttatctgggaagggtagtatAGGGATAATTCTCcccagatattttagatctccttccatatttatccctttattattattattattattattatatatcttttttacCCCTACCCTTAATGgggctttgggtctgccgaggacgaaactgtgctcggctgcatctccgggccattaccttttttcggcttgggcctttagaCTCCCCACGggcaagtgggcctggcccataaattattgggccccacagacACAATTGTAGTTgtagttgtaaatcaaatacttttttttattacttgatTATTAGGTAAAAGATGACATAAGAtgcatgtttaaaaaaaaaaaaaaacatagtaaaaaaattagcaaaaatgTAGGTTGATACACAGTAGTATTCAActctatcttttttctttttaattctatCTCAtttgcttttacttttttttttttttttttaatttattgaaattctatcattttttataggtaattctatccttttattttttttatttttatttatttttattgaaattctatctttctttttttttttttttagttaattctaTCCAATTGATTTTAGGCtttgttgataatattttagatagacacaatTGTAGGTTGTTGACTTGTAGTTGTATGTTACCAACTAAGTTTaatctttttttgaaattttaaaaaacacttattgtagattgtatattttaataaaacacttattgttattttatccaaaaaattaataagagcaaataaaattttgttttaatctaaaaattactGCAATTTGGTGTAGCCACTTGGCATAACCATGGCTTctaaacccaaattttattatatagtatatgatattgataagtaatttatcatggtattagaTCATAACAGGTGGTCTTATGTCCCAAACTCAGTAATTTATCaagtataaattaaaaaaaaatacaaaattacattaatttgAAAGTTAATGACAATCTAAATGTGGACATACCGAAAAAAAGGAATGGAAGCTAAAAGTTTAAGAGCGaatatgataaaattaaaactaaggaatcaaaaaaataacaacccctccttctaaaaaaaataacaataacacccataaaccatttattttttaaggagaGACAACAACCATAGACTTGGTGTAATTCGTAGTCtagttttattggttttattagAATTGACtagtaaaaaataagtttaccTAActataataaactataaatgCCTAATAACAAAGATATCATAACTAAAATACTGACTACGATTAGCCCTTTCAACAAAtccttaaaattattttttaactacaTGAAAGGTACATATAGTTGACCTTGATGCACTTTATATTCTTTGATGATTGGCCTACTTGTAATTTTATCGACGACTCGTTCTTCTTGCTAATTAAACATGGCCTATAAAATGTACCATAGTCTACCTAACCAGAACAACCAAATCAACGATGCCCAATTGATAATCACAACATCAAACCCCATTTGTTTagctaacaaaacaaaaatttcacaacaataaatcaatcaaaagtaaggctactgaaattgaaaattagacttctgcaaaaaaaaaaaaaaaaaaaaaaaaaaaaaaaaaagaaaagaaaattagacTTAGACTTAGACTTGTACAAATCTATCAACACTGCCCAGTAGAGACACACAGTCAAGGAGCACTTAGACTTAGACTTAGTCTAGTTCTATTGGTTTTATTAGAATTgactagtaaaaaaataattaagtttaCCTAActataataaactataaatgCCTAATAACAAAGATATCATAACTAAAATACTGACTACGATTAGCCCTTTCAACAAAtccttaaaattattttttaactacGTGAAAGGTACATATAGTTGACCTTCATGCTCTTTATATTCTTTGATGATTGGCCTACTTGTAATTTTATCGACGACCCGTTCTTCTTGCTAATTAAACATGACCTATAGAATGTACCATAGTCTACCTAACCAGAACAACCAAATCAACGATGCCCAATTGATAATCACAATATCAAACCCCATTTGTTTagctaacaaaacaaaaatttcacaacaataaatcaatcaaaaataaggctactgaaattgaaaattagtcttctgcaaaaaaaagaaaaaaaaaaaaagaaaaaagaaaagaaaagaaaattagacTTAGACTTAGACTTGTACAAATCTATCAACACTGCCCAGTAGAGACACACAGTCAAGGAGCACAACACCTTGAGGAGAAGATCGGCGCCACCCTAATAGATAACAAACCCAAAAGTGAAAATCAAACCTCTCATCAAAGATCTAGTCTAGTTGGCAAGAAAAAATCAAACTGAGTTCCTAATCGGAGAAAGGCTGTGAAGGAGAAGGTCGATTGGGAGGGAAGCTCCAGAGAGATGGCCTCAGTGCACTTGGCAATCTTGCAATTGACCTTGCTGTGGGTAGTAGAAGCATCAATTGTCAACACCAACGGCTTGCCTTTAGCCAAGGACGGCTGTGAAGACCATTGTGGCAATGTCCGTATTCCATACCCATTTGGCACAAGGGAAGGATGCTACGTTAATGATAGCTTTCTCATCACTTGTGATCACACATACAACCCGCCCTTGGCGTTTTTGTCAGATAGTATTATAAATGTTACAGACATATGGCTTTCGGGTGAAATGCGCATATATGCCTTTGTAGCCAATGATTGCTACAACAGAACTGGTGGGCGTGCACGCTACAATCAACCTTGGCTCCGATCGGGAATATTCCCAATCTCCAACACTCAAAACAAGTTCATGGCTATTGGGTGTGACACATATGCTGTGATAAAGGGTTCTAGAGGGACAAGCTACACAACTGGGTGCATGTCTTTATGTGATAGCACGAGAGATGTGGTTGAGGGATCTTGCTCTGGTATTGGTTGTTGCGAAACTGCTATTCCAAGAGGAGTAATGGATTTCAATATCAGTGTATCGAGCTATTACCAACACAACAGAGTGTGGGAATTCAATCCTTGCAGCTATGCTTTTGTGGCAGAGGAAGGTACTTACAACTTCTCAACACAAGATGTTCAAAATTTTACGGGAGGTCATAGGATGCCGATGGTGCTAAATTGGGCAATAGGGGATCAAAAATGCAGTGAAGCTAAAAAGGGTCTTGAAAGTTATGCATGCATGGCTAACAGTGAGTGTCATGACTCGAACAATGGTCCAGGCTACCAGTGCAGTTGTTCCAAGGGATACCAAGGCAATCCTTACCTTAAGGATGGCTGCCAAGGTTGCCATTTTACTTAGAATTATTGTTGACTTTTGCTActgatggatttttttttcttaatgtcaatttttatgtttttttttccagatATTGATGAGTGCTTAAATTCCACCATATGCGTCCAAAACTGCACCAATTTGCCTGGTACTTATAATTGTTCCTGTCAGCTACCAGGATATGATGGCGATGGTAAATGGGATGGAACAGGTTGCAAACTCATACCAAGCCCTGAGAGGTTTCCAAGCTCTGAGAGTTTTCCATTGATTAATAGGATTTCACTAGGTGAGCAATATTGATCACTTTCTAATTAATCATGTGAATGATACATAAAGTTtgcatatttattatataatagtaATGTCTGGGATAAAGGTCGAGTCTTGGTGTAATGACAAGTGTCTTTCACCAAAAGTGACAAGTCATGAGAGAGTTCGGAAATTAACTTCTCCAAAAATAATTGGGGTAAGGCTACCATGACCTCTCCCAGAACCCTAAGGTAAAATGAGCATGTAGGAACTTTAGTTTTTTGGTATAAAAGCTTCAATTTGCTGCAAAATGTGTAGGTGTCAGTGTCAGCCTCTTGGTTCTAGTTTTGGCCATTTCTTGGTTATACTGGGGACTCAAGCGTAGAAAGCTCATCAAGCTCAAAGAGAagttttttaaacaaaatggTGGCTTTCTACTCCAACAACAACTTTCTAAGCACAATGGATCTATTGAAACAACTCAAATATTTACAGCAGAAGAACTTGAGAAGGCAACAAACAATTACCATGAAAATAGAATCCTAGGCCAAGGTGGCCAAGGAAGGGTTTACAAAGGAATATTACCAGATAACAAAATAGTTGCCATTAAGAAGTCCAAAATAATAGATCAAAGCCAAGTtgaacaatttattaatgaagtTTCTATTCTCTCCCAAATCAACCATAGAAATGTGGTAAAGTTATTGGGATGTTGTTTGGAGACTGAAGTTCCTTTGTTGGTATATGAATTTGTTACCAATGGTACCCTTTTCAATCTCATTCACAAAACAGACCATTCTTCAACGTTGCAATGGCAATTACGTTTACAAATAGCAGTTGAAACTGCAGGAGCACTTTCTTATTTGCATTCTGCTGCATCCACTCCCATCATTCATAGAGATATCAAGAGCACTAATGTACTCTTAGATGATAATTACAAAGCTAAGGTATCTGATTTTGGAGCTTCGAGGCTAGTTCCTCTTGATCATACTCAGTTAACCACACTAGTGCAAGGGACGCTTGGATACTTGGATCCAGAATACTTTCATTCAAGCCAATTGACTAAAAAAAGCGACGTTTATAGCTTTGGAGTTCTCCTTGCCGAGTTGCTAACTGGAATGAAGGCACTTTCTTTTGAGAgacctgaagaagaaagaaacttaGCCATGCATTTTGTCTCATCAATGAATGAAAGCCGATTGTTTGAAATTCTAGATCAACGAATGCTGAATGAGAGAAATGTTGAGCAACTTAATGAAGTTGCGATGTTAGCTAAGAGATGCTTAAAAGTGAAGGGAGAGGAGAGGCCTACTATGAAAGAAGTTGCAATGGAGTTAGAGGGCTTGAAAGCAATGACAAAGCATCCATGGGTTAAAGGCGATATGAGTTTAGAAGAGACTAAGTACTTGATCCAAAAACCATATGAAGATTGTGTTGGTGGTGTCAGTGGCAATTCTGCATGTTATGACAGCATAAGGAAACAAGTCAGCATATCAATACTTGATGATGGCAGATAATTATCTAGTGTGTTAAAGGATTATATAATGCTAGACTTTATCATTATACTTtttattcatagttttttttttatcattttaaaaatgtatttttgttattagtttgGGACTAGGTAAACAGACAAGATGGGATAGATTTGTAgattagtttttaaataaattttatctaCTTGTAATAGATAAATATTAGATATctattgaatttaaatgttatgTTTATCTTGTAAAATTATCTATTTATATGGTTTCATGTTGAATAattaaacaaattgaaaatatgattattgaGTGAAATTTCACTTTGGAGGCTTAGACTCACTCGCAGAAATCCATTTTACCAAAGTTGAGGATTTGGTTCGTTTaaagcaataaataaaaaattgggccCATAATAAcgtaccttttcttttcttgcactAGGGTGAAGGATGCATTTGCACTTGACACAAGTCTTCTAATCGCTGCTTAGTTATTATATCTGATGAATGAAAATTTACAAATTCAGCTTGGTTATATGTAGGCTGTTTAGATGACTTGGCTGTGGTTTGGGTGAAGCTTGTCTTGGCGCGTTAGTTTGGCTGCTTTGTGGTAAACTGTAAATGCAAAGTAATGTGCATTTGTATTGCTCATCAATGGGAATATAAGATTAAAATCGAATGTTGTTTTGTTTCTCCAGTACCGGAACCCTTTTAATACAATAAACAACAGCATTAAGAACTCAGAACACATTTTAATTTGATAGGCTACCACTTATACTGTAAGTCTTAAGTAAATGAGAATTTAATGAGttaaatattattctaatattCTTCGTGACAGTTGCAACTTTCACTCGCTGAGGGTAAGGTTGTGagctcaaaaccttttttttttttttttttgagggtgagCTCAAAGCTTATTGGTTGGGTGtatgtaacttaccaataaaaataaaaataataacgaACTCCAACATGTaattataagattttaaaaaatacctACGACTTTAAAACAAGACATTAAAGAACTTTATGAGTTATAAATTTCTACGTACTTATATTCAAAGGGTGCTGTTAACGGGTGTTGTACAACACCTgttaatgtgataaaatttaaaataaactatttatgCTTTTTTAGGGATGTGGAAAAAACTGAATATATATTTGATGTGTATCAGTTTAGATGGAGAAAGTCAAATCATTTTTTGATAAACCACAGCTC contains the following coding sequences:
- the LOC115960356 gene encoding putative wall-associated receptor kinase-like 16; amino-acid sequence: MASVHLAILQLTLLWVVEASIVNTNGLPLAKDGCEDHCGNVRIPYPFGTREGCYVNDSFLITCDHTYNPPLAFLSDSIINVTDIWLSGEMRIYAFVANDCYNRTGGRARYNQPWLRSGIFPISNTQNKFMAIGCDTYAVIKGSRGTSYTTGCMSLCDSTRDVVEGSCSGIGCCETAIPRGVMDFNISVSSYYQHNRVWEFNPCSYAFVAEEGTYNFSTQDVQNFTGGHRMPMVLNWAIGDQKCSEAKKGLESYACMANSECHDSNNGPGYQCSCSKGYQGNPYLKDGCQDIDECLNSTICVQNCTNLPGTYNCSCQLPGYDGDGKWDGTGCKLIPSPERFPSSESFPLINRISLGVSVSLLVLVLAISWLYWGLKRRKLIKLKEKFFKQNGGFLLQQQLSKHNGSIETTQIFTAEELEKATNNYHENRILGQGGQGRVYKGILPDNKIVAIKKSKIIDQSQVEQFINEVSILSQINHRNVVKLLGCCLETEVPLLVYEFVTNGTLFNLIHKTDHSSTLQWQLRLQIAVETAGALSYLHSAASTPIIHRDIKSTNVLLDDNYKAKVSDFGASRLVPLDHTQLTTLVQGTLGYLDPEYFHSSQLTKKSDVYSFGVLLAELLTGMKALSFERPEEERNLAMHFVSSMNESRLFEILDQRMLNERNVEQLNEVAMLAKRCLKVKGEERPTMKEVAMELEGLKAMTKHPWVKGDMSLEETKYLIQKPYEDCVGGVSGNSACYDSIRKQVSISILDDGR